The sequence below is a genomic window from Thermoflavifilum sp..
CGTAAGAGATCCGCGACAACAGCATATAGCCAGGCTGCAAACCCTGATGGCCTTTTCAGATCAGGGTGAAAAAATCAATCTAACATCCCGGGTGGATACAACCGGCCGGCTCCACTGGCAGGCGCCTCCAGGTCGATGGTTATTGATTGCTGTATTTAACGGCAAAACGCTTCAACAGGTGAAACGAGCTGCACCGGGCGGCGAAGGCTGGGTTATGGATCATTTTTCCGGTAAGGCATTGCAAACCTATTTGCAACGTTTTACTCAGGCTTTCCAGACCTCTCATTGTCCGGTTCCGCATAGTTTTTTTGATGATTCCTATGAGGTGTTTGGTGCCGACTGGACAGATCATATGTTTGAAGCCTTTCAACGACTGCGAGGCTACGATTTGCGCGAGTATTTACCCGCCCTGCTGGGAATAGGTAATCCAGATACGGTGCAACGTGTGATCATGGACTATAGGCAAACGCTGGCCGACTTGCTCCTGCATGATTTTGCTGAACCCTGGACGGCATGGGTACATCAAATGGGCAGCACCACACGCTATCAGGCGCATGGCTCACCGGGCAACTGGATCGATTTATATGCCAGTGCCGATATCCCCGAAACAGAATCTTTCGGTTCCTGTCATTTCGATATTCGAGGTATTCCAGAAGATTCTCTCGGCATGCGCGCCGGACAACTCGATGAGCGAATACTCAAATTTGCTTCATCAGCCGCCCATATCTCCGGTAAGCCTTATGCTTCATCGGAAACATTTACCTGGCTGGGCGAACACTTCCGGGTAAGTCTCGCTCAATGCAAGCCCGTACTGGATGAAATGTGGATATCGGGTATCAATCATGTCTTTTTTCACGGAACGCCTTATTCACCCAAAAATGCACCCTGGCCTGGCTGGCAATTTTATGCATCGGTAAATTTTTCACCTTACAATCCCATCTGGCACGATCTACCGGCGATGAATCAATATATCACCACCACCCAATCGTTTCTCCAGGAAGGAAAACCAGATAATGACATATTGCTCTACTGGCCAATCGCCGATATCTGGGCGAAACAAACCTCCAATCTTCTTTTTCAACTCACCATCGGAAATGCACAGCAATGGCTCGACTCCACCGGGTTTGGCAAACTGGCTGAAACCTTGATTCAGCAAGGTTACAGCTTTGATTATATTTCCGATCGCTATCTGGAAAATACCACGATAGAAAACGGGAAAATCAAAACGCCCGGCGGATATTATCAAGCATTGATTGTTCCACCCTGCACCTTTATCCCGCTGCACACCTTTGCACATATCCTATCCCTCATCCAGAAGGGTGGAAAAGTCGTTTTTCTTGATCATTTCCCGGAGCATGTTCCGGGTTTACATGCGTGGCTGTCAAGAAAAGATACCCTTGATAAAATAAAAAACCAGATAAACAATACCTGGGTGTTCCTTCAAAATAAAATGAAAAAAATCGGAAAGGGAAATGCTTATATGGGCATGGATGTAAACCGCCTGCTATCCATGGCCGGCGTGCAAGCCGAAAGCATGGTGCACAACGGATTATCATTTATCAGAAGAAAAACAAAGGAAGGATATGTTTACTTCATCAGCAACCTGAGCGCACATGATGTGAACGGATGGATCAAATTGAGTATTTACGCGCCCGATGTTTTAATCTATGATCCCTACACCCATCAAGCCGGTATGGCCAAGGTGAAATACAGCACAGCATCAACAGGCGAGAAGAAAACAGATGTGTATCTGCAACTGCCCTCCGGATATTCCTGTATCCTGAATACTACGAACCACGTGCCCAGCCATATACCGGCATGGCCGTACACCGATAGCTTGCAGATGCAAATACCCATACAGCAGGGATGGACACTCCAATTCCTGAATGGCAATCCCGGGATTACAGGTGTTTATCACTTACAGAAATTAGGTTCCTGGACAGATGTAAATGATTCGGCACGAATATTTGCGGGTACGGCTTTGTATCAAACCACATTTCACATCAGTGCACAGCAAATCAATCGTGCCGATCGCTGGATTGTAAATCTGGGGCAGGTGGACTTCAGTGCGCAGGTTTTCCTGAATGGACATCATGTAGCTACTTTATGGGCTGTTCCATTTGTTTGTGATATCACATCTTATTTACGCAATGGAGAAAATGTATTGCAGATTCAGGTTACCAATCTGGCTGCAAACCGGATCGCAGATGATGATCGAAAAAAGATTCCGTGGAAAATT
It includes:
- a CDS encoding glycosyl hydrolase, with protein sequence MMKLRSGMGLLIFLGTIHQLFAQASWPQVHVEARPWTRWWWLGNAVDSESIAYQLQALHDAGFGGVEITPIYGVHGYEQKEIPYLSPRWMQMLQYTMQQAHRLHMKVDMNNGTGWPFGGPQIPLDEAASKAIFQTYTLHGGESLTEKIIVRDPRQQHIARLQTLMAFSDQGEKINLTSRVDTTGRLHWQAPPGRWLLIAVFNGKTLQQVKRAAPGGEGWVMDHFSGKALQTYLQRFTQAFQTSHCPVPHSFFDDSYEVFGADWTDHMFEAFQRLRGYDLREYLPALLGIGNPDTVQRVIMDYRQTLADLLLHDFAEPWTAWVHQMGSTTRYQAHGSPGNWIDLYASADIPETESFGSCHFDIRGIPEDSLGMRAGQLDERILKFASSAAHISGKPYASSETFTWLGEHFRVSLAQCKPVLDEMWISGINHVFFHGTPYSPKNAPWPGWQFYASVNFSPYNPIWHDLPAMNQYITTTQSFLQEGKPDNDILLYWPIADIWAKQTSNLLFQLTIGNAQQWLDSTGFGKLAETLIQQGYSFDYISDRYLENTTIENGKIKTPGGYYQALIVPPCTFIPLHTFAHILSLIQKGGKVVFLDHFPEHVPGLHAWLSRKDTLDKIKNQINNTWVFLQNKMKKIGKGNAYMGMDVNRLLSMAGVQAESMVHNGLSFIRRKTKEGYVYFISNLSAHDVNGWIKLSIYAPDVLIYDPYTHQAGMAKVKYSTASTGEKKTDVYLQLPSGYSCILNTTNHVPSHIPAWPYTDSLQMQIPIQQGWTLQFLNGNPGITGVYHLQKLGSWTDVNDSARIFAGTALYQTTFHISAQQINRADRWIVNLGQVDFSAQVFLNGHHVATLWAVPFVCDITSYLRNGENVLQIQVTNLAANRIADDDRKKIPWKIFKDINVVNMQYRPFDASHWGEVPSGLIGPVYIEGYKNKKAF